The following coding sequences lie in one uncultured Mailhella sp. genomic window:
- a CDS encoding UvrD-helicase domain-containing protein produces MFRADLHIHSRFSRATSSRLTLPHLAAWAGVKGIDVLATGDFTHPVWRQELRDALELDESGLFRLKTPLSREDLAREIPHLAGMEPREPRFMLEAEISSIYKKNGAVRKIHSLVYVPDFESADRLCEKLEAIGNLKSDGRPILGLDVKDLLSIVLDIPRAYMIPAHIWTPWFALFGSKSGFDSLDECFEDLAPHIFAAETGLSSDPDMNRCWSHLDRLLMVSSSDAHSGENLAREATLFDGAISYDGIFDALHQKRGDTTYAGTLEFFPEEGKYHLDGHRACGVVLEPAECMKLNNICPVCGKPLTVGVLHRVLELADRTEPPCPGKDFQSLIPLPEVLGEILHCGSKTRKVQEKYADLLDHFGSEMTILQDTPEHDLRHAWPELGEAVSRMRAGKVIRHAGYDGEYGTIRLFEDEENAPSLLERVPAARRAPLKKSRAQKKNLNADTSPTDGGSCKKSAENRPDFSPESFSPMQRKALEAGPGPVLVLAGPGAGKTRTLVGRLVRLLRSGTPASDIVAITFTRRAAEEMRSRLAAAMDGEENAPLPEADTLHALALRHWPGEAPVVLSEEGARKAFASANPTLDKKDASRLYDQLELGRETLNVPGELAPLAERYRQWKKERNLADYTDLPETWLAELRSRNYGAAKPWKHILVDEVQDLSPLQKALVEALTPADGSGFFGIGDPDQSIYGFRGADAGIEESLRARWPQLCVLGLTESHRSAAAILAAGHDALAGHGACGELSSVTGTSATLQWMGAPTAEREAAWIADRIAYLIGGTSHQQADLHETLAGCHLDSGSCSPGEIAVLCRIKALIPPIRAALERRGIPCSAPEADAFWTDESADALLQAAARFHRQEEHSRKEAAFLDADRFPLLAAMASAAPTDEGRKEDVLDDVPAETWAEGPDAVVARCPERFAPLFSDSAAFKRLRQAWKEHGGWPKLLDYVSFRREIDMVKGQAEYVQLMTMHASKGLEFKVVFIPGAEDGLLPFRGVGALLGKSDDFAPPPVEEEERLLYVGITRASEAVFLSSAASRTLYGHKLALPPSPLLPLSHFHAVRLTRHTKTTASQLSLF; encoded by the coding sequence ATGTTCCGAGCCGACCTGCATATCCATTCCCGTTTTTCCCGAGCCACAAGTTCGCGTCTCACTCTTCCCCATCTGGCGGCATGGGCCGGAGTCAAGGGCATCGACGTGCTGGCCACGGGCGACTTCACGCATCCCGTCTGGCGGCAGGAACTGCGCGACGCCCTCGAACTCGACGAAAGCGGCCTCTTCCGCCTGAAAACGCCGCTTTCCCGCGAAGATCTGGCCCGCGAAATTCCCCACCTCGCCGGCATGGAACCGCGGGAACCCCGCTTCATGCTGGAGGCGGAAATCAGTTCTATCTACAAGAAGAACGGAGCGGTGCGCAAGATACACAGCCTGGTCTATGTGCCGGATTTCGAGTCCGCCGACAGGCTCTGCGAAAAGCTGGAAGCCATCGGCAATCTGAAGTCCGACGGGCGTCCCATTCTCGGTCTGGACGTCAAGGATCTGCTTTCCATAGTGCTGGACATTCCCCGCGCCTACATGATTCCCGCCCACATCTGGACGCCGTGGTTCGCGCTCTTCGGCTCCAAGTCCGGCTTCGACAGTCTGGACGAATGCTTTGAAGACCTCGCTCCCCATATTTTTGCGGCGGAAACCGGCCTTTCCTCCGACCCGGACATGAACCGCTGCTGGAGCCATCTCGACAGGCTGCTCATGGTGTCGAGTTCCGACGCGCATTCGGGCGAGAACCTCGCGCGCGAGGCCACGCTCTTTGACGGCGCCATTTCCTACGACGGCATCTTCGACGCGCTGCATCAGAAGAGAGGCGACACGACCTACGCCGGAACGCTGGAATTCTTTCCCGAGGAAGGCAAGTACCATCTCGACGGCCATCGCGCCTGCGGCGTGGTGCTCGAACCTGCGGAATGCATGAAGCTGAACAACATCTGCCCCGTGTGCGGCAAGCCTCTCACCGTGGGCGTGCTGCACCGCGTGCTGGAGCTTGCCGACCGCACCGAACCGCCCTGCCCGGGCAAGGATTTTCAGTCGCTCATTCCGCTGCCGGAAGTACTCGGCGAAATACTGCACTGCGGCTCGAAGACCCGGAAGGTGCAGGAAAAATACGCCGACCTGCTGGATCATTTCGGTTCGGAAATGACCATTCTGCAGGACACGCCGGAACACGATCTGCGTCACGCCTGGCCGGAGCTCGGCGAAGCCGTTTCCCGCATGCGGGCGGGCAAGGTCATCCGCCACGCAGGCTACGACGGCGAATACGGCACCATCCGCCTGTTTGAGGATGAGGAAAACGCCCCCTCCCTGCTGGAGCGCGTGCCCGCCGCCCGTCGCGCGCCCCTGAAAAAAAGCAGGGCTCAAAAAAAAAATCTGAACGCCGACACGTCGCCGACTGACGGCGGAAGCTGCAAAAAAAGCGCCGAAAATCGTCCCGACTTTTCCCCGGAATCCTTCAGTCCCATGCAGCGCAAAGCGCTGGAGGCCGGCCCCGGCCCCGTGCTGGTGCTGGCGGGCCCGGGCGCGGGCAAGACAAGAACGCTCGTGGGCAGGCTCGTGCGGCTGCTTCGCTCCGGCACTCCGGCTTCGGACATCGTGGCCATCACCTTCACGCGCCGCGCGGCCGAAGAAATGCGTTCGCGCCTTGCCGCCGCCATGGACGGCGAAGAAAACGCCCCGCTGCCGGAAGCCGACACCCTGCACGCGCTGGCCCTCAGGCACTGGCCCGGCGAGGCTCCGGTGGTGCTCTCCGAAGAAGGCGCGCGCAAGGCCTTTGCCTCGGCCAATCCCACGCTCGACAAGAAGGACGCCTCGCGCCTCTACGATCAGCTTGAGCTCGGCCGCGAAACGCTGAACGTTCCGGGCGAACTTGCGCCCCTGGCCGAACGCTACCGGCAATGGAAAAAAGAAAGGAATCTTGCCGACTACACCGATCTGCCGGAAACGTGGCTTGCCGAACTCAGAAGCCGGAACTACGGCGCGGCCAAGCCCTGGAAGCACATTCTCGTGGACGAAGTGCAGGATCTCTCGCCGTTGCAGAAGGCGCTCGTGGAAGCGCTGACCCCGGCGGACGGCTCGGGATTCTTCGGCATCGGCGATCCGGATCAGTCCATCTACGGTTTCCGCGGCGCGGATGCAGGCATTGAAGAATCCCTCCGCGCCCGCTGGCCGCAGCTGTGCGTGCTGGGCCTCACCGAGAGTCACCGTTCCGCGGCCGCCATTCTCGCGGCCGGACACGACGCTCTGGCCGGGCACGGCGCCTGCGGGGAGCTCTCCTCCGTCACCGGGACCTCGGCCACGCTCCAGTGGATGGGCGCGCCGACCGCCGAACGGGAAGCCGCCTGGATTGCCGACCGCATTGCCTACCTCATCGGCGGCACGTCCCATCAGCAGGCCGACCTGCACGAAACGCTCGCGGGCTGCCATCTCGATTCCGGTTCCTGCAGCCCGGGAGAAATCGCCGTGCTCTGCCGCATCAAGGCGCTCATTCCTCCCATCCGTGCGGCGCTGGAACGCCGGGGCATTCCCTGCTCCGCGCCCGAAGCCGACGCCTTCTGGACCGACGAGAGCGCCGACGCCCTGCTTCAGGCCGCGGCGCGCTTCCACCGGCAGGAGGAACACTCCCGCAAGGAAGCCGCCTTTCTCGACGCCGACCGCTTTCCCCTGCTGGCGGCCATGGCTTCCGCCGCGCCGACCGATGAAGGACGCAAGGAAGACGTGCTCGACGACGTGCCCGCCGAAACCTGGGCCGAAGGCCCGGACGCCGTGGTGGCCCGCTGCCCCGAGCGTTTTGCTCCGCTGTTCAGCGACTCTGCGGCGTTCAAGCGCCTCCGCCAGGCCTGGAAGGAACACGGCGGCTGGCCGAAACTTCTGGACTATGTATCGTTCCGGCGGGAAATCGACATGGTGAAGGGGCAGGCGGAATACGTGCAGCTCATGACCATGCACGCCTCCAAGGGCCTGGAATTCAAAGTCGTGTTCATTCCCGGCGCGGAAGACGGCCTGCTGCCCTTCCGCGGCGTGGGCGCGCTGCTCGGCAAAAGCGACGACTTCGCGCCGCCCCCCGTGGAAGAAGAGGAAAGGCTGCTCTACGTGGGCATCACCCGCGCCTCGGAAGCGGTGTTTCTGTCCTCCGCGGCAAGCCGCACCCTCTACGGGCACAAGCTTGCGCTGCCGCCTTCGCCCCTGCTGCCGCTCTCGCACTTTCACGCCGTCAGGCTGACGCGCCACACCAAAACCACGGCAAGTCAGCTGAGCCTGTTCTGA
- a CDS encoding DUF1844 domain-containing protein gives MSDRNDSPILPEVTFSTFVLSLASSALVHLGEVPNPETGSTARNEALARNAIDVLTMLDDKTRNGLTPEESKLMRDVLYELRMKFVARS, from the coding sequence ATGTCTGACAGGAACGACTCGCCCATATTGCCGGAAGTGACGTTTTCCACCTTTGTGCTGTCTCTGGCCTCTTCCGCGCTGGTGCATCTCGGCGAGGTGCCCAACCCGGAAACCGGAAGCACCGCCCGCAACGAGGCCCTGGCCCGCAACGCCATCGACGTGCTCACCATGCTCGACGACAAAACGCGCAACGGTCTCACGCCCGAGGAAAGCAAGCTCATGCGCGACGTGCTTTATGAACTGCGCATGAAGTTCGTGGCCCGTTCCTGA
- a CDS encoding VCBS repeat-containing protein gives MSRRFLPAIWAFTLLFLMMQVPAMAVTYVVAPFSVSGAQGYSYLGQAVPSMLTSRLYLQGQFEPSSRQDAALKEKAPASRDAASAMARKFGADYVIWGSITVMGDQASLDVSALSPDGKVWKEAATSPVNALIGGLQNVADSINIEVFGRTDVVRAGGSAGSPSSAFLMNESRGRVQDGAYLNPSLRYQGTEDDRAQIRSQMLGFECLGMEVGDINGDGKNEILLLNDNSLNAYVWQNGNKLVEIGEYRLPSSMKPVLVRTFVQDKKNYIILSGYSKSDTAAYSQVLQFANGKFNVVARNVRRYLNVVKIPPLYASTLIMQDSDRSKVVSGAVYEGRISGDDVVRGGKLSNLPKQATVFNFAWIPADKGKRGDHLALIAENETLVTYDARGNRVAGTEDTYSGSSVYVEGDRGIGALSSSGESSDAVLYYVPMRMPVVDLDHDGRYELIANKPVTTAGKLFSNYRTYPQGEIHAMLWNGMGMELLWKTRRIKGTVCDVAVMDANNNGKLDLIVAVNSYAGLTTGIKTRCAVYLYPLDTTKVNAKPNYQE, from the coding sequence ATGTCCAGACGTTTTCTGCCCGCCATATGGGCATTTACCCTTCTGTTCCTGATGATGCAAGTGCCCGCGATGGCGGTCACCTATGTGGTGGCGCCGTTTTCGGTGTCCGGCGCGCAGGGCTATTCCTATCTGGGGCAGGCCGTTCCCTCCATGCTGACTTCGCGCCTCTACCTTCAGGGGCAGTTTGAGCCGTCCAGCCGTCAGGATGCGGCGCTGAAGGAAAAGGCTCCCGCTTCCAGGGACGCCGCCTCCGCCATGGCCCGCAAGTTCGGGGCCGATTACGTCATCTGGGGCAGCATCACCGTCATGGGCGATCAGGCCAGCCTCGACGTGAGCGCACTTTCGCCCGACGGCAAGGTGTGGAAGGAAGCCGCCACGAGCCCGGTGAACGCGCTCATCGGCGGCCTGCAGAACGTGGCCGACAGCATCAACATCGAAGTGTTCGGCCGCACCGACGTGGTCCGCGCCGGAGGTTCCGCCGGTTCCCCCAGCAGCGCCTTTCTCATGAACGAAAGCCGCGGCCGCGTGCAGGACGGCGCGTATCTCAATCCTTCGCTGCGCTACCAGGGCACCGAAGACGACAGAGCCCAGATCCGCAGCCAGATGCTCGGCTTTGAATGCCTCGGCATGGAAGTGGGCGACATCAACGGCGACGGCAAGAACGAAATTCTGCTGCTCAACGACAACTCCCTGAACGCCTACGTGTGGCAGAACGGCAACAAGCTTGTGGAAATCGGCGAATACCGCCTGCCTTCCTCCATGAAGCCCGTGCTGGTGCGCACCTTTGTTCAGGACAAGAAAAACTACATCATTCTCAGCGGCTACAGCAAGAGCGACACCGCGGCCTATTCTCAGGTGCTGCAGTTTGCGAACGGCAAGTTCAACGTGGTGGCGCGCAACGTGCGCCGTTATCTGAACGTGGTCAAGATTCCTCCGCTCTACGCGTCCACGCTCATCATGCAGGACAGCGACCGCAGCAAGGTGGTCAGCGGCGCGGTGTACGAAGGCCGTATTTCCGGCGACGACGTGGTGCGCGGCGGCAAGCTCTCCAATCTGCCCAAGCAGGCCACGGTGTTCAACTTCGCCTGGATTCCCGCCGACAAGGGCAAGCGCGGCGACCATCTGGCGCTCATTGCCGAAAACGAAACGCTCGTCACCTACGATGCGCGCGGCAACCGCGTAGCCGGCACGGAAGACACCTACAGCGGCAGCTCCGTGTACGTGGAAGGCGACCGCGGCATCGGCGCGCTCTCCTCGAGCGGCGAAAGCTCCGACGCCGTGCTCTACTACGTGCCCATGCGCATGCCCGTGGTGGATCTCGATCACGACGGCCGTTACGAACTCATTGCCAACAAGCCCGTCACCACGGCCGGCAAGCTGTTCTCCAACTACCGCACCTATCCGCAGGGCGAAATTCACGCCATGCTCTGGAACGGCATGGGCATGGAACTTCTGTGGAAGACCCGCCGCATCAAGGGCACGGTGTGCGACGTGGCCGTGATGGATGCGAACAACAACGGCAAGCTCGACCTGATAGTGGCCGTGAACTCCTACGCCGGTCTTACCACGGGCATCAAGACGCGCTGCGCCGTGTACCTGTATCCGCTGGACACGACCAAGGTCAACGCGAAGCCCAACTATCAGGAATAA
- a CDS encoding methyltransferase, translating into MSAEEIRTMNVAFPAGLEQPEGSFRFSGDALLLADFALEFSLPEGACFADLGTGCGVAALAVLRKAASWKGVGLDIQPALAAAAGRNASRLGLEERFCALLGDVASSSDLRAARLALTGETGAPNGVLPLFDAVICNPPWRREGAGRLPPSDMRRTALFGTAETFPSFFGAADALLKNGGRLAAVSGAERTADMLAALPARLHPERLRFVFTRRDAPAVFVLLEARKNGRAALRVDRLEL; encoded by the coding sequence ATGAGCGCGGAAGAAATACGAACCATGAATGTGGCGTTTCCCGCCGGACTGGAACAGCCGGAGGGAAGTTTCCGCTTCAGCGGCGACGCGCTGCTGCTGGCCGATTTTGCTCTGGAATTTTCTCTGCCGGAAGGCGCGTGCTTTGCCGACCTCGGCACGGGGTGCGGCGTGGCGGCGCTCGCCGTGCTGCGGAAGGCGGCGTCGTGGAAGGGCGTGGGGCTGGACATTCAGCCGGCCCTTGCGGCCGCGGCCGGGCGCAACGCCTCCCGCCTCGGGCTTGAGGAGCGCTTTTGCGCGCTTTTGGGCGACGTGGCGTCTTCTTCCGATCTTCGGGCGGCACGGCTTGCGCTGACCGGGGAGACCGGCGCGCCGAACGGCGTTCTGCCGCTTTTCGACGCCGTCATCTGCAATCCTCCGTGGCGGCGCGAGGGCGCGGGACGCCTCCCGCCTTCGGACATGCGCCGCACCGCGCTTTTCGGCACGGCGGAAACGTTTCCTTCCTTTTTCGGCGCGGCGGACGCGCTTTTGAAAAACGGCGGACGCCTTGCCGCCGTGAGCGGCGCGGAGCGCACGGCGGACATGCTGGCGGCATTGCCTGCGCGGCTGCACCCGGAGAGGCTGCGCTTCGTGTTCACGCGGCGCGACGCTCCGGCCGTCTTTGTGCTGCTTGAGGCGCGAAAGAACGGCAGGGCGGCCCTTCGCGTGGACAGGCTTGAGCTGTAG
- a CDS encoding RsmB/NOP family class I SAM-dependent RNA methyltransferase: MTTTPRRSFRFACSTDDIPVVEEMLRLQGFRFEPDAFFPPARRLVEGPGPLGNSLAGFFGLIYIQDRASMLPPIALNPPKGASVLDMCSSPGSKTSQLAWLVGPHGLVLGNEPSPVRLANLRRNLHVMGLIQTATCCQSGEHLPLPDASWDYIQLDPPCSGWGTVEKNPRVMDIWKDDKVAPLIRLQKDLLREAERLLRPGGVVVYSTCTTDVEENEKQVLFAREELGLELEPLGDVPGFDLQPPQGCEGVWCLSPKMGDTQGFFVARLRKPGQSSGPLPYTDNPVQAEVLSEQQLREQGLDPRFVHAEIGLFGGSLHALPVPALAALPDSLHWQGLYMGKAGKNGDVRLSPRVRIEGPCAHVDLEGAEGLRVISGLLQGQSLPAPSSVSAKDRVALLRWNGLPLGRLNVKNKRLLWSER; the protein is encoded by the coding sequence ATGACGACCACCCCACGCCGCTCCTTCCGCTTTGCCTGCTCCACGGACGACATTCCCGTTGTCGAAGAAATGCTCCGTCTGCAGGGTTTCCGCTTCGAGCCCGACGCCTTCTTCCCGCCCGCGCGGCGTCTTGTGGAGGGGCCCGGGCCTCTGGGCAACAGTCTCGCCGGATTCTTCGGCCTCATCTACATTCAGGACAGAGCCTCCATGCTGCCGCCCATTGCGCTCAATCCGCCGAAGGGCGCGTCGGTGCTGGACATGTGTTCAAGCCCCGGCAGCAAGACCAGTCAGCTTGCGTGGCTGGTGGGGCCGCACGGCCTCGTGCTCGGCAATGAACCTTCCCCGGTGCGACTTGCCAATCTGCGCCGCAATCTGCACGTCATGGGACTCATCCAGACCGCGACCTGCTGCCAGAGCGGTGAGCATCTGCCCCTGCCCGACGCCTCGTGGGACTACATTCAGCTCGATCCTCCCTGTTCCGGCTGGGGCACCGTGGAAAAGAATCCCCGCGTCATGGACATCTGGAAGGACGACAAGGTCGCCCCGCTCATCCGTCTGCAGAAGGATCTGCTGCGCGAAGCGGAAAGGCTGCTGCGACCCGGCGGCGTGGTGGTGTATTCCACCTGCACTACCGACGTGGAGGAAAACGAAAAGCAGGTGCTCTTCGCCCGGGAGGAACTCGGCCTCGAACTCGAACCGCTCGGCGACGTGCCGGGCTTCGACCTCCAGCCGCCGCAGGGCTGTGAAGGCGTGTGGTGCCTTTCCCCGAAAATGGGCGACACGCAGGGCTTTTTCGTGGCCCGGCTCCGCAAGCCCGGTCAGAGCTCCGGGCCGCTGCCTTATACGGACAATCCCGTGCAGGCCGAGGTGCTCAGCGAGCAGCAGCTGCGCGAACAGGGGCTTGACCCGCGCTTCGTCCACGCCGAAATAGGACTTTTCGGCGGGAGCCTGCACGCGCTGCCCGTCCCGGCGCTTGCCGCCCTTCCCGATTCGCTGCACTGGCAGGGCCTGTACATGGGCAAGGCGGGCAAGAACGGCGATGTGCGCCTCTCCCCGCGCGTGCGCATCGAAGGCCCGTGCGCCCACGTGGATCTCGAAGGCGCGGAAGGGCTGCGCGTCATTTCAGGCCTGCTGCAGGGGCAGAGCCTGCCCGCGCCGTCCTCGGTTTCCGCGAAGGATCGCGTGGCGCTGCTGCGCTGGAACGGACTGCCCCTCGGACGCCTGAACGTGAAGAACAAGCGTCTGCTCTGGTCGGAACGCTGA